One Littorina saxatilis isolate snail1 linkage group LG12, US_GU_Lsax_2.0, whole genome shotgun sequence genomic region harbors:
- the LOC138981526 gene encoding uncharacterized protein codes for MVASLCCPQCKNKCLSLCTDSRPTSGLAVFAQVNCSSCEEPVYEQYLATKFKSKTKVFDMNRQAVYSSLACGLGATTFRNFCENMDLAGLHHKTFHTHASQLFTQLEEFRKHVFSETVAYVREVHARYCGTTLGVDDTLNIIVSYDGTWLTRGHSSHIGVGCAVDLLTGLCVDAHVMCTYCQVCESTGQKLFQEKPEEYAAWLVDHLDKCEVNYKGSSGMMEVEAARVIWRRSVNTNKLRYTTLLSDGDSKTFTELNDIKPYGEDIHIDKEECVNHVSKRLGTALRNMVTDCRKRGVTLGGRGRGQLTGNAIRKLQIYYNRAIRSNKDVCSMKKAIMASLYHCFSTDENPQHELCPAGESSWCFFQEALAKHQVPGPHKHLIHTPLNEEKLAAHLLPIYERLSEEHLLSRCVSGKTQNANECLHSLIWSRCAKDHFASRSRVEFAVLTAIREFNFGPAAAADSAQFFGFQTGHHMKRLGAARMHKRVRNSLKAVRDKQSKRRDKVRAAKSKRLEELVQLEGGPAYAAGMF; via the exons ATGGTTGCAAGTTTGTGCTGTCCACAGTGTAAAAACAAGTGCTTGTCTCTTTGCACAGACTCCAGACCAACAAGTGGCTTGGCAGTATTTGCCCAGGTGAACTGTTCTTCGTGCGAAGAGCCTGTGTATGAACAGTATCTGGCGACAAAGTTTAAATCCAAGACAAAAGTGTTCGACATGAACAGACAGGCAGTGTATTCCTCACTTGCTTGTGGACTGGGAGCCACCACATTCAgaaatttctgtgaaaacatggATTTAGCTGGACTTCACCACAAGACCTTTCATACTCATGCCAGCCAACTATTCACACAACTGGAGGAATTCCGGAAGCATGTGTTCAGTGAGACTGTTGCATATGTTCGAGAAGTTCATGCAAGATACTGTGGCACCACTCTTGGTGTCGATGACACCCTGAACATTATTGTGAGCTATGATGGCACCTGGCTTACTCGTGGACACTCTTCGCACATTGGGGTTGGGTGTGCTGTGGACTTACTCACTGGACTTTGTGTTGATGCCCATGTCATGTGTACCTACTGCCAGGTGTGCGAGTCTACGGGGCAGAAGCTGTTTCAGGAAAAGCCAGAGGAGTATGCTGCCTGGCTCGTGGACCACTTGGACAAGTGTGAGGTGAACTATAAAG gCTCATCAGGGATGATGGAGGTGGAAGCAGCCCGTGTCATATGGCGTCGATCGGTGAACACCAACAAGCTTCGCTACACAACACTTCTGTCGGACGGTGACTCCAAGACTTTTACAGAGCTCAACGACATCAAGCCCTATGGTGAGGATATTCACATTGACAAGGAAGAGTGTGTGAACCATGTGAGTAAACGACTTGGTACAGCTCTTCGCAACATGGTGACAGACTGCCGAAAGCGAGGGGTGACTCTTGGTGGACGTGGAAGGGGTCAGCTGACAGGCAATGCCATACGCAAGCTACAGATATACTACAACCGGGCAATTCGTAGCAACAAGGATGTGTGTAGCATGAAAAAAGCAATCATGGCATCACTGTACCATTGTTTTTCCACTGACGAAAATCCACAACATGAACTTTGTCCTGCTGGAGAGAGCTCGTGGTGTTTCTTTCAGGAAGCGCTGGCGAAGCACCAAGTTCCAGGTCCACACAAACACCTCATCCACACACCCCTCAATGAGGAGAAGTTAGCTGCACACCTGTTGCCCATTTATGAGAGACTTTCTGAAGAACACCTACTCAGCAGATGTGTTTCTGgtaagacacaaaatgccaatGAGTGTCTCCACAGCCTCATTTGGTCAAGATGTGCTAAGGACCACTTTGCTTCCCGCAGTCGTGTTGAGTTTGCAGTCTTGACTGCTATTAGAGAGTTCAACTTTggacctgctgctgctgccgactCTGCCCAGTTCTTCGGATTCCAGACTGGACATCACATGAAGAGGCTTGGAGCAGCCAGGATGCACAAGAGGGTGCGGAACAGTCTGAAGGCTGTGAGAGACAAGCAAAGTAAAAGGAGAGACAAAGTGCGGGCAGCCAAGTCAAAGAGACTGGAAGAACTTGTTCAGCTGGAAGGTGGCCCTGCATATGCTGCAGGCATGttctaa